ACCACGGAGCGGGCCAGTCCGAAGTCCATGACGTAGACGCGCCGCACCGCCTCCGCGGGGACCGTGCCGCTTTTTTCGTGGGCGACCATGATGTTGTGGGGCTTGAGGTCGCGGTGGACGATGCCGCGGGCGTGGGCGTAATCGACGGCGAGCGCGGCGTCGCGGACCACGGCGGCGGCCTCGCGGGGCGAGAGCTCCAGGCGGTTGACGGTCTGTCCGTCGATATACTGCATGCTGATGAAGAGCTTTCCCTCGTGGCGGCCGACGTCGTAGAGGGCGGCGATGTTCGGATGGACGAGCTGGGCGGCGATGCGGGCCTCGCGGATGAAGCGTTCGGTCGAAGCTTCCGAATCCGAGTTGAGAAACTTGAGCGCCACGGTGCGGTGAAGGTCCACCTGCCAGGCTTTGTAGACCACCCCGAAGCCGCCGCGGCCGAGCTCCTGCTGGAGGACGAACTTCGAGAAAAGCAGCGAGGCCCCGCAGCGCGGGCAGCCGTAGCGCTGTCCCTCCACGTACCGGGCCAGAACCGTCTCCCCCGCGCAGGTGGGGCAGATCAGGCGAATGGATTCGACGGTCTCGATGGCACCCTCCAGGCCGCCCCGGCCGACACCGCCCAAGGTATTCTAAACCGAGGCGCTTTGCAATCTCCAACGCGGGCCGGATCGCGGACGTAGGGAGCGTAGGTGGGAACGGCGCTGCTCGCCCTGGCGCTCGCGGGTCTGTCGCAGGAATCTCCGCGCGGAGAGGCGGAAATCCGCCGCCGCGCCGGGCCCTCCTGGATCGTGCTTCGAACGACGGCCCGGCTGGCCGGAGCGGTCGACTCTCTGACCTGGAACGGCAAGGAGTTCATCGACAGTTTCGATCACGGCCGCCAGCTCCAGTCCGCGGCTTCCTTCGGAGACGGAGGACCCGACTTTTGGGCGGAAACCTACAACCCCACCGAAGCGGGCTCCCGGGCCGACGGGACCGGGCCGACGAGCACGAGCGTTCTGCTCTCCTTCAAAGCGGAAGCGGATCGTCTGGAAACCCGCACCCGGATGGCGTTCTGGCTGCGGCCGGGGGAGTTCTCGGAGGGTCGGCCGGCGCGGAACCGCACGGCCCTTTCGGACCACATCGTCTCCAAACGGATTACCCTGGGGTGGGGAGGGCTGGATCACGTCCTCGAATACCGCGTCCTCTTTACGGTGCCGCGGGGGGAGTCGCACCGCTTCGCGCAATTCGAGGCCGTCACCGGCTACATGCCCGCCGAGTTTTCCCATTTCCTGGCCTACGACCCCGCGCAAGGCGCGCTCCGCGAACTCTCCGACGGTCCGGGCGAGCAATCCCTTCCCGTGGTGCTGGCGACCCCCTCCGGGAGCCATGCGATGGGAGTCTATTCGCCCGATCAGCCGTCCGAAGGATTCGAAGACGCCGGCTACGGACGTTTCCGTTTTGCGGCCCAACGGGTCGTCAAATGGAACTGCGTCTTTCGGATCCGCTCGGCGGCCGGCGTGCGCCCCGGAGACTATCCCTTCCGGACCTATGTGGTCGTGGGCTCCCGGACCGACGTCCTGGAGGCCCTGAAGGCGCTGCACGAGCGCCTCCCGACGCGGCGTGTGGGACCGCCGCCGGTCCGGCTGGGTCTTGCGGCCTATTACCGCAAGTACGTGGACGCGGACGGCATCCCCGTCGTCGCTTCCGAACGGGTCGAGGATCGCGCTCTTCTGGAGGCGCGGGACCGGGTGCTTCTGCTTCTGGCCCGCCGGACGGACCTGCGCGACGCCCTGGTCCGCCACGGCGTCCGCGTGGCGGTGATCGGCCGGTCGGAGCGGACGACGGATCTTCCGGAATACGGCGACCTGCCGGGGGCCTTTCCCGGCACGGACTGGAATCGGCGCACGCGCGGGCTGGGCGCGACGCGCGAGCGGCCCGTGGCCAGCGCGGGGGAGGAGAACCTCCTGGGGCTCGCCGGCGATCCTTATCGGGGCGAGGACATCCTCACGCACGAGTTCGCTCACACGATCCACACGCTGGGACTCCGGAGCGTGGAACCGGCGTTCGAAGACGCGCTGCGGCGGGCGTTCGAGCATGCGCGCTCGCAGGGATTGTGGAAAGGAACGTACGCCTCCACCTCGCCGGAGGAATACTGGGCCGAAGGAGCCCAGTCCTGGTTCGACCGGAACCGTTCGGCCGATCCGCCGGACGGAGTGCACAACTCCATTGCGACCCGCGAACGCCTGCGCGCCTACGACCCGGAATTGGCGCGGCTCCTGGAGCGCGTCTTCGGAGCGGACTGAGGAACCGCGCCGGGAACCTCAACGCCGGCGCGCGGCCTGAAGGACGGCGCGGCGCCGGTCTTCTTCCACGTTCGCGCGGCGGAGCTCTTCCTCCAGAAGCTCGAGGCCGCCGTTTCCTCCGGCGATTCCGTTGAGCCGGGCGGCCAGGGTGGAGCGGACCAACTCCGCCTCCCCGCCCCCTTCGGCGCGGCGCCATGCCTCGAAAAGCTCGGCATCGTTCCGCAGGTAATACTTCTGATGATAATCCTCGGCCGGATAGAAACGGCGGAGCCGCGCGATCTCGGTGTGGATCTTTTTTCCCAGGCGGGCTTCCTCGCGGTCCCGCGAGGCCAGGGCGCGACGAAGCTGATCCTCGTCGTGGGCGAAGATCGCCGACATGTACTGGCGCCGCCACGGGCGCGCGCACGGATTGTGGGACTTCCAGAAAAGATCCAGAAGTTCCTCGTACGAAACCACCGCCGGATCGAATTCCACCTGAAGGCACTCGGCGTGGTCGCCCAGGTTTCGGTAGGTGGGGTTCTCGAGCGTTCCGCCCGCGTAGCCGACGACCGTGCGGGCGACGCCGGGCACGATCCCGAACCGGGAGTCCGGCTCCCAGAATCAGCCCAGCGCGAAGGTGGCCGTCCGGAGCGTTCCGGCGGCGGCCGGGGCGGGCGCGGGGGCGGAGCCTGCGGCGGGGGTCATGGACGCCTCCTGGGAAACGGACGGCCGGCAGGCGGCCAGGGCCGCCGCCAGAACCGCGGGGACGATTCTTCCCGACATGTCTTCCTCTGCACCTCCATACCTCATAACACGCCTGCCGGACAACGTATTTCGGCGGCGCGGAGGGATGTATAATTGATGCATCAGACGCGGGTCCCGCTCCCCGGGGGAGCCGGGACTCCTAAGGAGGGACGATGTCGGGGAAGGCGCGCCGGAGGGAGCACGCGGCCATTCTCTGGAGCGCGCTCGCCGTGGAGGTCGGGCTGATTCTCCTTTTCGCCCTGCGGACCGGCCCGGAAGGGCTGCGCGAAGCGGCGGGGGCCGAGCGGCTGGCCGTGGCCAGCTTCGTCCTCTTCCTCCTGTACGCCCTGTACGTGGAGCTCCGGGTGAAGGGATACGCCCGGGCGCTCGAGCGCTCCGAGGAGCGCCTCCGCGAGAGCGAGGAGCGCTACGCCCTGGCGATGCGGGGCGCCAAGGACGGCCTCTGGGACTGGGACGTCGCCACGGGCCGCGTGTACTACTCCCCCCGCTGGAAGTCCATGCTCGGCTACGCGGAGGACGAGATCGGCGCCGCGCCCGAGGAATGGCTCTCGCGGGTCCACGAGGAGGACCGCGCCCCCCTTCAGGCGGCCATCGCCTCCCACGTCCTGGGTCACGTGCCCCACTTCGAATGCGAATACCGCATCCGCACGCGCGACGGGACGTGGCGCTGGATGCTCAGCCGCGGACTGGCCGTCCGGAACGCGCGGGGGGAGGTCCTGCGCATGGCAGGCTCCCAGACGGACATCACCGAACGCAAGGACTTCGAGGAGCGCCTGGCGCGCCAGGCGCTCTACGATCCGCTGACGGCGCTGCCCAACCGCACGCTCTTCCTGGACCGCCTCGCGCAGGTCGTCCGGCGCGCGCGCCGCGATCCCGCCCGCGGCTGCGCCGTGCTCTTCGTCGATCTCGACCGGTTCAAGGACGTCAACGACCGCCTCGGCCACGCCGCGGGCGACCGGCTGCTCGTCGAGGCGGCGCGCCGCCTCGAGCGGGCCGTGCGCCCCGGCGACACGGTGGCCCGCCTGGGAGGGGACGAATTCACCGTCCTGCTCGAGGACGTTTCCGGACCCGAGGACGCCGTGCCGGTGGCCGAGCGGCTGCGGATGGAATTCGAGCGTCCCTTCGAGCTGGAAGGCGGGCCCGTGACGGTCACGGCCAGCATCGGAGTCGCCGCCGCCCGCGCTCCCGAACGGCCGGAGGACCTGCTCCGCGAGGCGGACCGCGCGATGTACCGGGCCAAGGAACTCGGCCGGGCCCGGTTCGCCCTCCTCGAAGCGCGGCCGGCCTGAGCGGGCGGCGGTCCTTTTCAGAGACCCTCCGCCCGCCCGTCCGTGACGCCGTTCTTCATCGCCTCACATTCGGCGTAAGATCCTCGCTCCCCGGCCATCCATCCTTCCGGAGCGTCCTCTCCCGCGCATCGAGTCCATGGTGCCGCTGGCCGTGCTCCTGGCAACCTGCATCCCGGCCGCCGCCGGCCGGGGTTCGGACGCCCCGCGCGCCCCGGACGGACGCGAGCCCTCCCGCGCCGCGACCCGTCCGCCCGAGAGCTTCGCCAACGTGGGCTACGGCCCGCTCACGCTGCCGTCCCAATCCCCCCTCCAGGCGCTCCGGTTCGGCCTCCCTCCCCTGCCTCCCTCGCCCCTGTCCCGGGGTCACGCCGAGTTCAGCCTCGGGGGCACCTGGGTGAACGTCTGGGCGGTCAAGGAATTCGAGTACGCCCTGGACTACGAGATGCTCCAGTCCACGATCGGCGTCCGCTACGCGATCGACGAGACCCTCCAGATTCAGTTCGAATACTCCCACCGCAGCCGGTTCGGCGGCCGGATGGACGGTTTGGTCCAGGGATTCCACGATCTGGCGGGGCTCGACCAGGACGGCCGGGACGGCCGTCCCCGCGGGGACTTCGCGTTCGTGCTCGGAGGGCGGGAGGCGGCCCTCCGCGACGACGATCGCGGAAGCTTTTCGGAATCGATTCTCGTATCGATCCGCCGGGACCTCTTTCCGGGGACGGACGTCCTGCCGGCCGTATGCGTCTCCGCGACGCTGCGCGGGGACCTGCGCCACGATCCCGGCCTCGACGGACCGCCGATCGACGCGGGGCTGTCGCTCGCCGCGGCCAAGGGCCTGGGCGCGTTCTACGTCTACCTGGGCATCGGCCTGGCGGAATACGGCGACGAGTCGTTCCGCGGAATGGCGCTCCGGCCCCGGCCGTTCGCCGTCCTGGCGGCGATCGAATGGCGATTCTCGGACGGCATGTCCCTGGTGCTCCAGTATCTCGCCAGCCAGGGCGTGGCCGAGGATTTCCGCCCTTTCTCGCGATCGTCGCACGAGCTGACGCTCGGCTGGCGGGGCGAAACCGGAGGCGTGGCGCTCCAGCTCGGCCTGCTCGAAAATCTCTTCACCTTCGACAACAGCCCCGACTTCGGCGTGCACCTGGGGGCGAGTTTCCGGCTGTGAACCGGAAGATCAGCCCCCCGACACGGCCTGGGCGAACGTGACGACATCTCCGTCCGCCACCGGCACGTCGAGCGACGGCAGCCGCCGTGCGTCCGTTCCGTTATGCAGGCACAGGACGTGGAGGCGGAAGCGTCCGTCCGGCTCGAAGAGGTGATGCCTCAGGGCGGGCGATGCGGCCAGCGCCGCGTCGATCGCCTCGCGCAGCGTGGCGGCCTCGACCTCGACGCGGCTCACGCCCGTGGCCTGCGCGACCAGGCCGGGGAACCGGACGGTGACGCGCGCCTTGCGGACCATGGTCACACGACGGCGACGCTGACCGAAAGGATGCCGGGCAGGTAAGACGCGACGGCCTTCCAGGAGCGCCCCTCGTCGGCGCCGACGAAAAGCTGGCCGGCCGTCGTCCCGACGTAAACGCCGCAGGGCCGCAGCGGATCGGAGGCCATTCCCTCCCGCAGGACGCCCAGATAAGCGTTGTCCGCCGGAAGCCCCCGGCGCAGGGGCCGCCAGGAGCTTCCGTCGCGCGCGTACACGACGAGCGCCCCCGGGGTGGCGCGGAACGTCCCTTCCTGAGGTTCCAGAGGCGTCACCCAGCACCGATCGGGATCCCGGGGGTGCAGGGCGAGCCCGAAGCCGAATTCGCTCGGCAGGCCCCGGTCGATCCTTTTCCAGGAGTCTCCGCCGTCGTCGCTGCGGTAGACGCCCCAGTGGTTTTGCTGGAAGAGCCGTCCCGGCGCCGCCGGGTGGAGCAGCAGCTTGTGAACTCAGGACCCCGCGGCCGTCTCCTTGGGGTCGCCCGGCAGCCGCGCCAGCCCCTCGTTGATGACGCGCCAGGTTTTGCCGCCGTCTTCGGTGCGGAACGCGCCGGCCGACGAGATCGCCACGTACATCCGGCGGCGATCGGCGGGATCGATCTGGATCGAGTGGAGGCACATGCCTCCCGCGCCCGGAGTCCAGGAGGGACGGGTCGGGTGCCGGGTGAGGCCCTTGACTTCCTCCCACGTACGTCCCCGGTCCTCGCTCCGGAAGAGCCCCGCGGGGGCCGTTCCCGCGTAGAGGACCTCCGGCTCGGAGGCGTGTCCCGGCTCCACATGCCACACGCGCGGCGTGGAGGCGATCCCGAACTCCTTGAAGAACTTGCGTTGCGAGGGAAGAAGCTTGGGGGGCACCGGCGGCCGTTCGGCGCCCTTCAGGTCCTTGCCGGAAAGCCCGCCCTGAAAGACCGTGGTGCCGAACGCGTCGTTCGCCGCGGCCGCGTAGAGACGGGGCGTCGAGCGGACGTCCACTCCGGCGTGGTAAATCTGCCACCCCTTCAGCAGCGGGCCCCGCGCGCTCCATCGGGAACGGGAGCGATCCGACTCGAAGATGAAAAGCCCCTTGCGGGTCCCGGCGCAGACGACGACGCGATCGGCCATGGTTCCTCCCGGCGGGGAGGCGCCTGTCGGGCGACAGGCCGGCCTTCCCGTCCGGGACGAGGATACCCGAACCGCCCCGTGTGCCGAAGGAAAATACCGCGTCCGGCGCGGCTACACCGACCGGATCTCCTGCCGGAGGAACACGGCGTACGACGCCGCGAAGCAGAGGAACGTGAGCGCGACGATGCCGATGAGGTGCGGGGCCACCACGAGCGTCGATTCCAGGACGTCGAGAGGGTTATTGAACCGCGTCATGGAGATCCCTTCCATGGGCCCCACAAGGACCATCGTGCGGGTCGTCTTGCGGTACGGATCCAGAAGGATCGAAGAGGCCTCGCTGTACAGGGTCACCGGACTCGTCCGTCCGACCCAGGCGGCCGTCTCTTCGAAGCGGCTCACCTGCTCGGGATCCCGCGGGTTCTCGATGGGCGAGAGGGCCCCGGCCACGAGGTTGGCCGCCAGGGACACCAGGAAGGCCACCAGAATCCAGCACGCGATCGCCGCCAGCGCGGACGTTCCCACCGACCGGAAAAGGACCGACGCGAGAATCGCCAGGCCCAGCCAGAAACCCAGGTAGAGCACGCTCAGCACCGCGTAGATCGCCAGCCGGGCCACCTGCTCCGCCGTGGGCACCACGCCGATCACGAGCATGCCCATGCCCGAAATGAGAAGGGACAGGCTCGCCACCAAGAGCGCGCAGACGGTCAGGCCCGCCAGGAACTTCCCGACCAGGATGGAGTCGCGGTGAATGGGCTGCCCGAGAAGCATCGCGAGGGTGCCCTCGTTGCGTTCGCGGTTGATCGCGTCGAAGCCGAGCACGATGCCCATGAGCGGCCCGAAGAATGCGATGAACTGGACCAGGGAGAAGAACTCGCCCCGCGTGACGAAGAGGTAGAGGAAGACGTGCGGGTCCTTCGCCCCGCGATCGATCTCGGCGCGAATGTTGAGGCTCACCGAGTTCGTAATGAGGAGGGCGACTCCGACGATGAGGCAGAAGAGGATGAGAAAGCGCGTCGAGTTGAGCGCGTCGGCCAGTTCCTTGCGCCACACGGTGCCCACGTCAGGCCTCCCGGAAGTACCGCATGTAGATCTCCTCGAGGGTCATGCGCCGTCCGCCTTCCGCCGCCAGCCCCTGGCTCGAGAGCTCCTGGAGCGTCCCCTCCGCCACGAGCTTCCCCTGATTCATGATTCCCACCCGGTCGCAGATCTCCTGTACCTGGTGGAGCTGGTGGGAGCAGAGCAGGACCGTGATCTTCTGCTCGACCCGCAGCGACCGGATGAGATCGAGGATCGCCTTGGTTCCCTGGGGGTCCAGTCCCAGAGTCGGCTCGTCGAGAATCATGACTTCGGGCTTCTTGACGAGCACTCCGGCCAGACCCAGCCGCTGGCGCATGCCGCGCGAGTAGGTGGCCACGGTCCGGTCGGCCGCCTCGGCCAGCTCCACGCGCTCCAGAGCCTCCTGGATCCCGCGTTCCGCCGCCGGACCGTCCAGGCCGTTCAGCCGCGCCAGGTAACGCAGATTCTCCCGGCCCGTCAGGTCGCGGTAGAAACCCAGGTTCTCGGGCAGGTAGCTCACCCGGCGCTTCACCTCGAGCGGCTGCCGGAACGGATCCAGGCCCAGCACCTCCGCCCGACCCGCCGTGGGCTCCGTGAGCCCGAGAAGCATCAGGATCGTCGTGGTCTTCCCCGCCCCGTTGGGGCCCAGGAAGCCGTAAATCTCGCCCCGCGCGAGCCGCAGGTTGAGCCCGTCCACGGCCACCTTGTCCCCGTAGGCCCGCGTCAGATACTCCGTGCGGACGACCGTCTCTTCGGACATGCGCCGAAACCCTCGAGCTAGCGGCGGCCGAACACCTTGAAGAGCGCGCTCAGACCGGCGATCACCGCGATGATGATGCCCACCCCCACCCACGCCCACGCCGTCGAGGGCTTCACCGTCACGCGCAGCTCGAGATCATCCTGCCCCCGCTCCGCCCGGGCGGACACCTGCACCGAATAGTCCCCCACCAGGGCGTCTTTGTGCGGGGTGATGATCACCTCGACCTGCTCCATCTTGCCGGGGGCCACCGACTCCAGCCGCTCCGGCTTGAACGTCACCTTCCAGTTCTCCGGCTTGAAAGAGTCGAATTTGATGCCGCTGAGCGCCGCGGTCCCCGTGTTGACGACGTAAATCGAGAGATTCGACTCCTGCCCGCCCCGCCCCGTCAGCGACAGCAGCCCCTTGACCGTCCGAAGCTCCAGCCGATAGGTCCCCGTCAGCTCGACGGTCAGCTCCCGCTTGGCCTCCATCTCCTTGCGGGAAAGCTTGGCGTACACCGTAATCGGGTACTTCCCCACGGCGCTTCCCGGCGCGGGCTTCACCTCCACGTCCACGGATTTGCTGAGATTGGCCTCAACCTTGAGCGAGCCGATATAGCGGTTCTCGTAGGACGGCTTGAACGACACCTCCCACCCCGCCGGCGCCTCCGCCCGCAGGGCCGCCATGTCCTCGACCTCCGTGTTGTTGTGGATGTTGACCGAGAAGCGGAAGTCGCCGTCATTGGCCCCCCGCAGGTTCGGATACGAACACGAAATCTCCACGGGGTCCTTGGCCCCGCCCCCCTCGTCCGACGGCGACCGGACGGTGATCTCCCCGCGGGCCTTGACGTCGATCTTCTTGTCCTCCGTGGAAGCGCGCACGACCACCGCGTACTTGCCCGGGGGGACGTTCGCCTTCCGGTCCTTCTCCTCCTCCTTCTTATCCTTGGCCGGCTTGGGTTTGAGCGTCACCTTCAGCGTGCGCTTCTCGCCGGAGGCCACGAAAAGCCCTCCCACCGCCCGCCCGAAATCCTCGATCCGGCTGACCAGATCCGCGGGCGCCTCCGCCAGCTCCAGAAGAAGCGTCTCGTCCCTGCGGCCGTTGTTCTTGACCACGAGATCCAGGCTCACGCTCGAGGACGGCTCCACCTCCACGCGCGGAAACTCGAACGCCAGGCTCACCTCCCGTTCCGGCTTGGCGGACTCCTGAGCCGCCCCCGCCCCCGCCGCCAGGCAAAGGACCGCCGCCCCGATCGCGCCCCATCCCCTGCGCACCGCGTTCGAAGAACTCATCGAGGAACCCCCCTGCATCATCCTCCCGTGACGGGAACCGTAGAACATGGTCCGCTAAGCAAGTTCCTTGCCGAACGTACGATGGACGTCATCCCTAAATACGTGCCAAGGAAGAATTTATTGGATCCGTTCGCGCCGAGGCCCGGAAGCCCGTGCCAATCTGGCAGTCCGGCCGTCACGGGCGGCCTCTTTGACGGGAGATCCGCGCCCCGTCGCGTCTGCCGGGCGCGTACCATTAGAAGATCGACCCTTTGCGGAGGAAACCTGCCATGCCCCGCCTCAATCGCCGCGAGTTCCTCGAACGCACCCTTTGGGCCGCCGCGGCCTCCGCCGCCGCTCCCCTTCCCCTTTCCGCTTCCCCCGGCGGCCGCCGCGCCGGTCCCAACGACCTGCTCCGCGTCGCCGTCGTGGGCGTCCGGGGCCGGGGAGGCGGCCACGTCAGCGCCTTCGCGGCCATGAAGGACGTCCAGATCG
The sequence above is drawn from the Planctomycetota bacterium genome and encodes:
- a CDS encoding ABC transporter ATP-binding protein, which translates into the protein MSEETVVRTEYLTRAYGDKVAVDGLNLRLARGEIYGFLGPNGAGKTTTILMLLGLTEPTAGRAEVLGLDPFRQPLEVKRRVSYLPENLGFYRDLTGRENLRYLARLNGLDGPAAERGIQEALERVELAEAADRTVATYSRGMRQRLGLAGVLVKKPEVMILDEPTLGLDPQGTKAILDLIRSLRVEQKITVLLCSHQLHQVQEICDRVGIMNQGKLVAEGTLQELSSQGLAAEGGRRMTLEEIYMRYFREA
- a CDS encoding sensor domain-containing diguanylate cyclase, giving the protein MSGKARRREHAAILWSALAVEVGLILLFALRTGPEGLREAAGAERLAVASFVLFLLYALYVELRVKGYARALERSEERLRESEERYALAMRGAKDGLWDWDVATGRVYYSPRWKSMLGYAEDEIGAAPEEWLSRVHEEDRAPLQAAIASHVLGHVPHFECEYRIRTRDGTWRWMLSRGLAVRNARGEVLRMAGSQTDITERKDFEERLARQALYDPLTALPNRTLFLDRLAQVVRRARRDPARGCAVLFVDLDRFKDVNDRLGHAAGDRLLVEAARRLERAVRPGDTVARLGGDEFTVLLEDVSGPEDAVPVAERLRMEFERPFELEGGPVTVTASIGVAAARAPERPEDLLREADRAMYRAKELGRARFALLEARPA
- a CDS encoding ABC transporter permease, coding for MGTVWRKELADALNSTRFLILFCLIVGVALLITNSVSLNIRAEIDRGAKDPHVFLYLFVTRGEFFSLVQFIAFFGPLMGIVLGFDAINRERNEGTLAMLLGQPIHRDSILVGKFLAGLTVCALLVASLSLLISGMGMLVIGVVPTAEQVARLAIYAVLSVLYLGFWLGLAILASVLFRSVGTSALAAIACWILVAFLVSLAANLVAGALSPIENPRDPEQVSRFEETAAWVGRTSPVTLYSEASSILLDPYRKTTRTMVLVGPMEGISMTRFNNPLDVLESTLVVAPHLIGIVALTFLCFAASYAVFLRQEIRSV
- a CDS encoding MoaD/ThiS family protein, coding for MVRKARVTVRFPGLVAQATGVSRVEVEAATLREAIDAALAASPALRHHLFEPDGRFRLHVLCLHNGTDARRLPSLDVPVADGDVVTFAQAVSGG
- a CDS encoding serine/threonine-protein kinase is translated as MGGVGRGGLEGAIETVESIRLICPTCAGETVLARYVEGQRYGCPRCGASLLFSKFVLQQELGRGGFGVVYKAWQVDLHRTVALKFLNSDSEASTERFIREARIAAQLVHPNIAALYDVGRHEGKLFISMQYIDGQTVNRLELSPREAAAVVRDAALAVDYAHARGIVHRDLKPHNIMVAHEKSGTVPAEAVRRVYVMDFGLARSVVRDSSLTVEGQVLGTPAFMSPEQAEGKPVDARSDVYSLGATLYALAARRPPFEGATPVELLMKVATGSPPPPSRFNPEIDKDLEAIILKAMSVYPEDRYPSAGRLASDLSLWLEGRTPDAGATIRVASS
- a CDS encoding NEW3 domain-containing protein, with the translated sequence MSSSNAVRRGWGAIGAAVLCLAAGAGAAQESAKPEREVSLAFEFPRVEVEPSSSVSLDLVVKNNGRRDETLLLELAEAPADLVSRIEDFGRAVGGLFVASGEKRTLKVTLKPKPAKDKKEEEKDRKANVPPGKYAVVVRASTEDKKIDVKARGEITVRSPSDEGGGAKDPVEISCSYPNLRGANDGDFRFSVNIHNNTEVEDMAALRAEAPAGWEVSFKPSYENRYIGSLKVEANLSKSVDVEVKPAPGSAVGKYPITVYAKLSRKEMEAKRELTVELTGTYRLELRTVKGLLSLTGRGGQESNLSIYVVNTGTAALSGIKFDSFKPENWKVTFKPERLESVAPGKMEQVEVIITPHKDALVGDYSVQVSARAERGQDDLELRVTVKPSTAWAWVGVGIIIAVIAGLSALFKVFGRR
- a CDS encoding DUF3187 family protein, encoding MVPLAVLLATCIPAAAGRGSDAPRAPDGREPSRAATRPPESFANVGYGPLTLPSQSPLQALRFGLPPLPPSPLSRGHAEFSLGGTWVNVWAVKEFEYALDYEMLQSTIGVRYAIDETLQIQFEYSHRSRFGGRMDGLVQGFHDLAGLDQDGRDGRPRGDFAFVLGGREAALRDDDRGSFSESILVSIRRDLFPGTDVLPAVCVSATLRGDLRHDPGLDGPPIDAGLSLAAAKGLGAFYVYLGIGLAEYGDESFRGMALRPRPFAVLAAIEWRFSDGMSLVLQYLASQGVAEDFRPFSRSSHELTLGWRGETGGVALQLGLLENLFTFDNSPDFGVHLGASFRL